The Candidatus Lokiarchaeota archaeon genomic sequence CGATGCGGTTCTACATGCATTCCATGTGCTCTATGATCTGGCACTTCGTGAGGTGGAAGTGTACTCCTTCTGGGACTTGATTGGCAATCTTACCGATCAGCTGGCTAAAACCTCCTATGATCAGTACTCATCTCTTCCAGAAGGCAGATGGAAAGAAGCCGCGTTGCGAAATACAGCTTTCTTCTATGTAGCTCTCTCTCTTCTAGACAATGAAACAGCAGTTCCATCACTCATCCAGGACGACGTACAGCAGGTGCTAAGCCTTATTGAGGCACACGAAGGTTTCAGTGAAGCTTGGTTCATGAACTATGAAGAGGACTTCTCACAGTATGTGGCGCGGGGACACTACACAAGAAGTGAGACTTTGAAGAGGTATTTCAAAGCAATGATGTGGTACGGTAGGATTCCATTCAGGCTACAGCCAAACGAACCTGAACGAGATCCAATAAATGAGAAAGGGCGCAATGAAACAGCCCAAGGTATTCTAATTTCTCTTGCCCTTGAAAAATATGTGGACGGTCTTACGCCGCAGGTAGATGGTTACACTGTTTGGGATGCTGTCTATGAGCCAACGGCTTTCTTTGTAGGTTCAGCAGATGATCTTACTCCCCGAGAATACCGTAGTCTAATTGACGAAGTTTACGGTGTTTCTGTTAATCTTTCTACTATTGATAATGACACACACCTTGATGAGTTCATTGAACAAGGACATGACCTGAGGAATCCTTCGATTCTATCTGGTTATCTCTTGGACACTGAAAACATGAATCAAACGAAAGGAATGCGTTTCATGGGTCAAAGATTCATTCCAGATAGCTATATTCTTGGCCAACTTGTATATGATCATGTCGGTACATTTCTTAAGCCGAGGTTCATGCCAAAGGGGCTTGATGTCATGGCAGCGCTGGGATCACAGAGGGCCTGGGAGCTTCTAGAGGATGAAAAGGATTACCAGAACTATGAAAGCCAGATGAACAAAATGAAGAACATGGTGGGGAATATTACACAAGAAGAGTGGACTAAGAACCTCTACTACTTGTGGCTTTATTCTCTGCTTCCGCTTCTTCGCGAACATGGTAGCAACTACCCGCTTTTCATGCAGAATCAGGCATGGGTAGATAAACAACTCAATACTGCTTTGGGATCATGGACAGAACTGCGTCATGATACTATACTCTATGCGAAGCAGTCCTATACTGTCACACGATCGTCGATGCCAGTGGAAGAAGTAAACGGGTATGTGGAGCCGGTCCCAGATATTTATGGCAGGCTTGCTTCTCTGTGTCGAATGATGATGGATGGTCTTTCAGACCGCGCTCTTCTAACTGAGACTATCCATGGAAAACTTGAGCAACTGCACCAGTACCTATTAGACTTACATCAAATCTCGATTAAGGAACTAGCGAATGAGCCGCTTAATTCCACAGAGTTCGATATCATAGACTCAAGCCATGATATTCTCTCAGGTATAGTGTCGATGCCAAAGAATGAGTCGTATGTATCGGATACTGATGAGTCTATGGCGGTCATAGCGGATGTTCATACAGATCCAAATACAGAGAGAGTTTTGGAAGAAGCAGTCGGTAGACCAATGTTCATCTACGTGGCAGTACCGGTTGATGGCCG encodes the following:
- a CDS encoding DUF3160 domain-containing protein; this encodes MPLQSLQTIAKETKHKIAAAAILASLMGVAVVGGLGLLTGMPWLPSDYTPARETGTPYYTINSTVATHFANYTPLESDFEVNAPKYSLSPGLSNVINLADFSMLTPEQREMIQENGFVVVPQKEYKQIHDILEKNDLMDIPNFVTSDAVLHAFHVLYDLALREVEVYSFWDLIGNLTDQLAKTSYDQYSSLPEGRWKEAALRNTAFFYVALSLLDNETAVPSLIQDDVQQVLSLIEAHEGFSEAWFMNYEEDFSQYVARGHYTRSETLKRYFKAMMWYGRIPFRLQPNEPERDPINEKGRNETAQGILISLALEKYVDGLTPQVDGYTVWDAVYEPTAFFVGSADDLTPREYRSLIDEVYGVSVNLSTIDNDTHLDEFIEQGHDLRNPSILSGYLLDTENMNQTKGMRFMGQRFIPDSYILGQLVYDHVGTFLKPRFMPKGLDVMAALGSQRAWELLEDEKDYQNYESQMNKMKNMVGNITQEEWTKNLYYLWLYSLLPLLREHGSNYPLFMQNQAWVDKQLNTALGSWTELRHDTILYAKQSYTVTRSSMPVEEVNGYVEPVPDIYGRLASLCRMMMDGLSDRALLTETIHGKLEQLHQYLLDLHQISIKELANEPLNSTEFDIIDSSHDILSGIVSMPKNESYVSDTDESMAVIADVHTDPNTERVLEEAVGRPMFIYVAVPVDGRVVLTRGGTFSYYEFEQPMNNRLTDEAWQQMLQNDQEPDMPSWTSSFVISSSVEGCLVLYNSGKRE